tgagtccctaactgagatctatgacagatttcagaagttgttgaatgacttatcccttgtcgacaaagaatatgatttggaggactcaaacctgAAGTTCCTACCTGCTCTCCCTAAAAAGTGGGACtataaggtcacatcaataaagGATAACTATAAACTTGATGAAAttcctctagatgagatctacgGAATTTTTtaaactcatgaactagagatggagcaaagaagcaagaggaaaggatcaaaagctagactagttgcactcaaagttgaagagaagccagaggagaaagctaggaggaaaagctactccaaaggaaaaACCATGATTGCTAAGttagatactgaatcatcaaatactgatgatgactcaaatattgatactgaatcagatactgataatGATCATAACAAGATATGGAACAAATGGTTGCACTACaggttaaaagcttcaagaagatggtctacaagaacttcgggaaagggagaagattttccagaaaaggctcTAGTTACTCAAACtttgataagaggaacaacaggaGAAATAAGGAATCAGGATCTGGAAatcttgacaagtcaaaagagagatgttacaactgtgatggaattggacactttgcagctaactgcagaaaacccagagctgagaagaaacaagccttgatctcaaggaagagaaactaggatgattcatcagattcagatgatggagttaattatgctctcatggaaaaagaTGATACTGAGaatgacaatgctgaattaaaggtaccccagtctactcttgcttttgatactgatgatatctatgagttaagattattttttaagtctctgcatgttagttttagggatcaaaccttaaaGAACAATAGAAATAAGAGTGAAAACTCCGTGTTAAAGAAAATAaatgattacctagaaactgagttgctttccatgctagaaattcaaaaagaaagagataacgttgtttatgttaaagaaaaattgttagaaaaatatgcctatctagaaaaggagctagctaaagagagagaagtcattaaactttggactaactcaggaaaggaaactcaggaaatcttagaaaatggctactggggatcaggattaggatactCAGCTAGATCTAATCCTGATAAGgaaagtggaaaagaaactgagataacaaaaccaataaaaactgatagtaaggccaaattgaacaaggttcaaataaagaccattaagtttaatcctagtgctaattttgttaagtcaattcatgaggaaggtactacctcacCACCTgaatcaaacttaattactgaaaagagtgaacaagttcacacaaactCAGTAAATATTGGATCAATGACTTGGAAACAGCTTAAGTAAAAGCTTAAGGATCTACATATGAAATACAAGAGGAAATaatctaggaaaaataggaatgacaaggtaggtgttaataagaatggaaattatgtaaccccacctaatgcacctagaaagacctgttgaaactgtggtagcactaatcatctttctaattcttgcaagaagaataaaatgATAAATACCGTTTCTTCCAAATTAGAGAATTTAGGAATAAAATAGTTaaatataaaccacagagtccttgttttcattgtggaagtgtttggcattctatttatacatgtaaaaagtatcacaatttgtattatgattattataaactgaaccCCTTTCTAATTAGACTAATTTGTACTTTGCACCCCATAACTTTGGCTAAACCTCACTTTGGTATCCGAACTTTGGGACCTTACAGTTTGCACCATAGACTTAGGAAACGCTGACCGTTAACATCCCTTTGACAGATTAAACGTTAACCCAGACGTTAACGTTATCTTCCATATGGGTATTACTGGAATTTTAATTTTCAACGGATATAATTGTAAAATGGGTATATATGTACCTCAAAACTGATCTATTCTTTTACTCTTGCATATTCAGCCATTTTATTTCATTTCTGTTAGTAAAAAAATGTCAATTAAGTGCAGCTGTAATCAATGGACTATAGAGAGAACGGCTTGGACTGATGCAAATGCGAGGCGTCGTTTTCTTGGTTGTGCTACATATACCTGTAACTTTTTCCGGTGGGTGGATGCTCCTCTATGTGGATGTGCAAGAGCTATCATCCCGGGTATAATTCGACGAATCAAGGCGCTTGAAGGTGAACAAAGGTATCTGGAGGCTTATAATGTTCAGTTACAAAATGAATTGCAGAAGAAAAGGGGTAGCAAATTGGTTTATGTGTTGCTAATATTGTCATGGGCAATTCTGTTGATCTTGAATTTACCCGGAGGTGGGGATAACCAAGACAGAGTTGGTGACAAGCAAGGACATGAAGATGTTGTTTAATATGTAATGTTAATGGATGGAGTAATATGTAATGTTAGTAGTTGGCAAGCACATTGAATGTATTACTTGAATTTAGCTACTGATTAATGCATTACTTTAatgtatatcttgttgtttgATGTTAATTGATTTGAAAAACAAATGATCATAAATGACAAACAAAAGTTATGCATTCGATCACAAATCATATTTTACATAAGTTTTGCATCAGATGGTTACAATCAAGTTTCAAAGATGGTTCATAGTGACTTGATTGAAACACCAACAAGTGATTTGTAGCAATCACATTGTTGGACCAAAAACAGAAGTTCAGTTTTGCAAAATAAGTCGCAAAAAAAAGATCAACATACACACTTAGACTACTTTGACTGTTTTCCCATGGTCTTTTGTTTTTTCATCTTTGCAGCTTCTAGTTTTGTGGAAGAGGTGTACTGCTTCTTTGTGGCTTCTTTCACTGTCTGACCTCCAAGTGAAGAACCAACCTTTCCTGGGGGTATGAATGGCTTAATTGTGCCACCATGGCCGGATTGGGTTTTGTTGAGTGCCTTTTGACAGTAACAGCTTTCTTAGCTGCCAACTCTGTATCCTCAGCAATTTTTTTCTCCAAATCATGTTGTCTATCCCTAACTGCTTGTTCTTCATGTTTTTCTCTAACCTTTTCAGCTGCTGCAGCCTTCTCTTTTTTCTATTCAGTAAGTGATAACACAAGTAAATAACTTAACTTTCATCTAAGTTGACATCTAACTTAACTTTCAAGTACCTTTTTAGGGCATCCTCTGATATTGTGACCCAATTTCTGGAAACGAGAGCATGTAACATGTTTTTTAGTAGCAACATTGACTGTGTCCAACTTTTCTTGTAAATCCAAATCTATACCACCCTCTTCCTCAACCTTTTTCTTCATATCAACTTTCTGCATATGAAAAACAAGAAAATGGTACTTTAAAAGGTAAATTATTTACAAGAAAATAAGAAAACCCAATTTATACCTTTGATTTGCAGCTTCTTTGGTTGTGCCCCCATTCATTGCAGTGTGAACATCTCAATGAAGTTTCACTCCTCTTTAGCATATATGGATTAGAGGGTCTTGTCTCAATGATATCAGTCCTTGTATCTCTCTTTTTCTTTGGCCTTCCAGGGGCTACTTTAATGACTGGGGGTAAAGGTGGGAGTTCTGTAGTATCTTCCCAGAATTCCTCTCCATTGACTGGGTCTAACACATGATTATAGACTTGCAAGTACCTTTCTTTGGAATAACATTCATGCATATAATCCACAGGGGACTGTTTTTGGAAAAAAATACAAGCACATGCATGGAAGCATGGAATACCAGTCAACTGCCACTTCCTATATGCATAGTGTTTTTGACTCAAGTCCACAACAATTTGGTGGCCTCCATCTGTCATTGTAACAGAGTATTTATCTCCACAATTCCAAACTGGTCTAGCATTTGCAGCCATCTGCATGGCTCTAGTATAATAGATGTATGTATTAGCATGTAATATACTATTGACAGGAAAATAACATATAAAATAGGGTGTAGCATTGGTTAGAGAACATACTTGTGCAATTTTTTCATTGGTTTGGTACAGAAAACATTAGTACTAGCTTCCATTTTTGTTTTTCTTCTTTGAATTCTTTCCATGCAACTGAGGTGAATTGACTTGAACATGGTAATAATACCCATTTCTCTGAAATTGTTAATTGCATGGTTGAATACCTCGCAATTATTATTTACAAACATATCTGACTTGCAAAGTTCTTTAAAACCTGTCCTAGTCCATTGAGACCTAGGTTTTTCACTTAACCAATTGTATGCTTTGTTTGATATCTAGTGTAAAATAGATTGTTAGAGCATGTTCAACATAATACATGTTTTTACAAGAAGTTATGTGTCCATAGAAATACCTGTTTTAGAATGTCCATATGCTTCTTAAAAGTGAACTCAGTAGTTGACCTAGCAGCAAACCATAATGCTTTTCTGATTCCAATCCCTCTATTTCCTTGCCATAAATTCCTGTAAAGGTGCATCACACAGAACCTATGTTCTGATGAAGGCACCTGTTTCTCAAGAGCATTAACCAAACCCTGCACAAGTCAGAAGCGTTATATACTATATAAAGACACATAGTCTATTAACCTACTACATAAATACATTAAAGACTTACTTTTTGCCTATCAGATATGAAAGTGAAGAATCCTGAATTTTCAATTCTCAAGTCAGTTTTAAGTAATGACATAAACCAATCCCAACTGTCATTATTTTCAGCCTCCACATGTGCCGATGCCACAGGATAAATGCCATCATTAGGGTCAGTAGCAACTGCAGTTAACAAAATTCCACCAAAAGGCCCTCTAAGATGACACCCATCTAACCCTATTAATGGCCTACACCCTTCTCCAAATCCTTCTTTCAGTGGTTCTAGACACACATAAAACCTTTTAAACCTTCTCCTATCTGTTCCCGTCTCTGGGGGGTCAGTCATGAGTTTGATGGTACTAAGAGGCATTGATCTCTTTAGCTCATTGGCATACAAATACAACTTACCAAACTCTTCCTCATGCTTACCAAGTATATATTATCCTTTACCTTCTTCATGGCTCTGTAGATCATTGACTGATTAATGTTACACTTGAGATCATTGACTACCCTTGAATGAAAAGCCTTCACTGGCCAAGTGGGATTCATACGAATTTCATTCTCATACGCCTCGGCAATCTATGTCGAATTTACTTGTTTTTGGATCCATGTGGGATTGCAAGTATGGTGGTTATACAATGTCTTTATTTGGAAATTGGTACTCCTTTGTTGCTGAATGCCATAGCACTTCCAACTGCATCCATCAGCACAAATCCATTTTATCTTTTCCTTCATTTTTTTTCAATCTTATGCCCCTCTGATGAAGAATGGCATGTTGTCTGACAGCTTTCATAAAAATTGCACCACTGGAAAATAGCATACCAAGGGAAAATTGAGGATCTTTCATGTCTGTTACCTCATTAAATTCAGGATAATGCATCTCCTCCTCATTACATGAACTCCATGCCATTCTTTCATCTGCACTGCCAAACCCATCAGAACTACTATCACCATCTTCTACATTATCTGGGAAATGTACCTTCTTGGCTTCTTCAGCATCTTGTCTCTCAAATTCTTCttccattttcttcttttctttttcttgcAAATCCTTAAGCATATCAGGCACTTCATTATCATCATATTTGTCATCATGATCAACATCTTCACCCTCTCTTTCATCATCTGCATAATCATTTTGTACTGATATATCAGTTTGAGAGGGATTAGGAGCTTCATTATCATCACTGTCCAAGATAACAAGAGTTTCTTCAGTATTTTTGAACAAACCCTGCAAATACAAAATATTAACCACACAATATAGAAAGTTCAGAATAATATGAAATTATGCTCATTGGCATTCTTACTCTTAGCATAGAATATCTCCCTCTTCTCCTTGTTCTGTGGGAGGGTTGGGATGTGGAATTCTTTTAACTCTTCTAGGTGGTGCAGTCACCTCATTCTCACTTGAGTCTAAATTAGAGCTATCTCCATGGAAGCTAGCTTCATCAACATCATCCTCCCTTTCCCCCTCACTATCATTACCAAGAATTGTCATCTCCTCAATTTTTTCCCTTATGTCATCAATCCTAACTCCTTTCTCATCCAATAACATTTGAGTGAAGGAGAAATCATTGTAGTCAATATCACCACCACAACCACCAGGACAGCAGTAAATAACTTGCAATCTACTATATGCAATAAGCTCTAGCATCATATCAACATCACCATCTACTCTAATTGGAAGTAAAGCATCGGGCAATTCAGAATCTGGTGTATGCATATACAAGTCAAATGTCCCTTTTTGTATCCCTAATTCTGATAACATTGCTTCCAACTCAAACATACTAAGCTCACTCTGACTACAAATATCAAAATAACTCACCACACCTCCTACATACTCTGTACTGGTTTCATTTAGGGAACCACCATGATAGATTTTAAGACTGAAATATGGAGAATCATCTGTATAATAGACAAATTGTAAAATATTCATATACATGTGtcaaaatcacataaacaaataaACCAAGTAACATGCATGCAGCAATAACCTTAAACATATTCTTCATCTATTAAACTCATCACATGAGGTAGTATCAAATAAACAAAACACATGTATCAAACACATactaatatatatgtatattatagaACCTGGATATGGCGGTATTTGGTCCCCTTCATCAGCGATAACAACATCCCTTAAACGACCTCTCATCTTCGATCACAGATTTTAGTATTTAATCAAGAATTTAAAAGCAGCAATtagggtttttgtgtttttaggGTCTGTAAAATTGGGGGAGACGACGCAGATGTTATTTTAGCGCCCTTTTGATGTATATGGGTGAATCACCTATAACGCCCCTGTCAGATAACGTTAACGTCTGACTTAACATTTAATCTGCCAAAGGGATGTCAAATGTAAGCGTTTCCTAAGTTTAGGGTGCAAAATGAAATGTCCCAAAGTTCGAATACCAAAGTGAGATTCAGCCAAAGTTATGGGATGCAAAGTGTAAATTAGTCttttaattaaagcaaaatctgtttctgcatgtataaatactgatagtaaggatgttaacataaactctgataaaaagtcttttgctgcatatgttaacaaacttaaaaagaccaaaggatccaagcaagtccgagtccttaaaaacactaactgattcaatttactgattgcagggtgatAGGAGAAATGCTTTAGTCTTGGACAATgaatgctcaggacatatgactggttataaatccctgctatcagaatttgaggagaaggatGGCCCAAGCATTTcgtatggagatggcaacttaggaaaaatcttgggatatcAAAAAAttaaagttggaaatgtcataattgaaaatgtagctctagttgcaggactcaagcataatctgattagtgtgagtcaaatctgtgacagaggttaccatgtcaacttttataaggagcattgtgaaattgtcagtaagtctgatggcaagatcacatcgactggtgtgagacatggtagtttatatgaagtcagggtctccacaagttttgataattcaaaagtttatctactgagtagagcatctgtggaagacagctggaactggcataaaagactttctcacctgaacttcaacaatatcaatgaacttgtgaggaaagatcttatAGGAGGATTACAcaatgcagtatttactcctgatggcttatgtaaTTCAttccagaaagccaagcaaaggaaaacttcttttaagagtaaaactgaatcctccattcttgaaccatatcatctacttcaagttgatctctttggtccagtgaatgttatgtcaatttccaagaagaggtatgcactcgtaattgttgatgaatatacaagatacacatgagtgtattttttgcacaccaaggatgaatctccatccattcttcttgatcatgtaagggagttggagaaaggatcaacatacaaagtgaagatcatcagaagtgataatggaactgaattcaataatagctctatggaagaattctgcaaactcaaggggataaaacaagagttttctgctcttggaactccTTGACAAAATTGAGTTGTTGaaaaaagaatagaactctgatagaagttGCAAGAATAATGCTAGAGGAAGAAAGATTGCCTACCTATTTCTGGGCTAAgactgtgcaaactgcttg
This sequence is a window from Apium graveolens cultivar Ventura chromosome 9, ASM990537v1, whole genome shotgun sequence. Protein-coding genes within it:
- the LOC141685495 gene encoding uncharacterized protein LOC141685495 gives rise to the protein MPLSTIKLMTDPPETGTDRRRFKRFYVCLEPLKEGFGEGCRPLIGLDGCHLRGPFGGILLTAVATDPNDGIYPVASAHVEAENNDSWDWFMSLLKTDLRIENSGFFTFISDRQKGLVNALEKQVPSSEHRFCVMHLYRNLWQGNRGIGIRKALWFAARSTTEFTFKKHMDILKQISNKAYNWLSEKPRSQWTRTGFKELCKSDMFVNNNCEVFNHAINNFREMGIITMFKSIHLSCMERIQRRKTKMEASTNVFCTKPMKKLHKAMQMAANARPVWNCGDKYSVTMTDGGHQIVVDLSQKHYAYRKWQLTGIPCFHACACIFFQKQSPVDYMHECYSKERYLQVYNHVLDPVNGEEFWEDTTELPPLPPVIKVAPGRPKKKRDTRTDIIETRPSNPYMLKRSETSLRCSHCNEWGHNQRSCKSKKVDMKKKVEEEGGIDLDLQEKLDTVNVATKKHVTCSRFQKLGHNIRGCPKKKKEKAAAAEKVREKHEEQAVRDRQHDLEKKIAEDTELAAKKAVTVKRHSTKPNPAMVAQLSHSYPQERLVLHLEVRQ